In one window of Mucilaginibacter auburnensis DNA:
- a CDS encoding TetR/AcrR family transcriptional regulator, which translates to MDQASKDKAQTKGKLIAAVGQLLATEGPAALGINRIARQAGVNKKLIYRYFGGKDRLIESYITENDYWLIQAQAITDLQQPSQTELQQQLTELLQNQFRYFLSHPNMQDLILWELNTKSLMKSIHIAREHVGQALFEKLTTTSPKTTSAPSAPSSSAASTTASSTPATTNTNSATSSLTKPQTSKPYLTLSLKSSNGLLIIYEQVTRLVGIT; encoded by the coding sequence ATGGATCAAGCAAGCAAGGACAAAGCCCAAACCAAAGGAAAATTAATCGCCGCCGTAGGACAGCTTTTAGCCACGGAAGGACCTGCAGCACTTGGCATCAACCGCATCGCCAGACAAGCGGGCGTAAATAAAAAACTCATCTACCGCTATTTCGGCGGCAAAGACCGGCTCATCGAAAGCTACATTACCGAAAACGATTACTGGCTCATCCAGGCACAAGCAATCACCGATCTGCAACAGCCCAGCCAAACCGAACTCCAGCAACAACTGACCGAACTGCTCCAAAACCAGTTCCGCTACTTCCTCAGCCATCCCAACATGCAAGACCTCATCCTATGGGAACTCAACACCAAAAGCCTCATGAAAAGCATCCACATAGCAAGAGAACACGTCGGACAAGCCCTCTTTGAAAAATTGACAACCACATCCCCCAAAACAACCTCCGCGCCATCAGCGCCCTCCTCGTCGGCGGCATCTACTACAGCATCCTCCACACCCGCCACAACGAACACAAATTCTGCGACCTCCAGCTTAACGAAGCCTCAGACCAGCAAGCCATACTTAACGCTATCACTCAAATCATCGAATGGGCTTTTAATCATATATGAGCAGGTGACCAGATTGGTAGGCATTACCTAA
- a CDS encoding FecR family protein, which produces MNNYRNYEVEDFVCDDFFIDWVLNPKTDNSAFWDNWQRTNPDRAKYIQNARAILLAIRVKENNVQLTEREIENLIQNVQLRIAEEEVAEAPNKTTLSFLWLKVAASIVILFSLGIAYNYIKNEGSARNHDLATGKVREVEFTRIRNTSKEGLVVNLADGSIVVLRPNSTLSFPKIFVDSTREVTLDGTGFFEVKRNPKMPFIVHARSITTRVLGTSFTVSSAVNQASKVIVYTGKVMVNRADNKKTNKWVVITPNQQVTYVPSIEELKKDTVLNHQPLSVDVASHVFIFNETPFADVIEQLERAYNITIDYSEHKFGKTSVSGDISKLPLDEKIQFISKAVNAKCQIETGRVKIY; this is translated from the coding sequence ATGAACAATTACCGGAACTACGAAGTAGAGGATTTCGTTTGCGATGATTTTTTTATCGACTGGGTTTTAAATCCTAAGACGGATAACTCTGCTTTCTGGGATAATTGGCAAAGAACAAACCCTGACAGGGCTAAGTACATTCAGAACGCCAGAGCTATTTTATTAGCCATACGCGTTAAGGAAAACAATGTGCAACTTACCGAACGCGAAATTGAAAACCTTATTCAAAATGTGCAACTACGCATTGCAGAAGAAGAAGTTGCAGAGGCTCCGAATAAAACAACGCTTAGTTTTTTATGGCTTAAAGTAGCGGCAAGTATTGTTATTTTATTTTCTTTAGGAATTGCGTATAACTACATAAAAAATGAAGGTAGCGCCCGAAATCATGATTTAGCTACAGGTAAAGTTAGAGAAGTTGAATTTACGAGGATACGTAATACTTCAAAAGAAGGCCTTGTTGTTAACCTTGCCGATGGTAGCATAGTAGTATTAAGACCAAATTCTACCTTATCATTTCCTAAAATATTTGTTGATTCTACCAGGGAAGTAACCTTAGATGGTACGGGGTTTTTTGAAGTGAAAAGAAATCCGAAGATGCCTTTTATTGTACATGCCAGGAGTATAACAACCCGGGTTTTAGGTACCAGTTTTACAGTTAGCTCAGCCGTTAATCAAGCAAGCAAAGTAATAGTTTACACCGGTAAGGTAATGGTCAATCGCGCAGATAACAAAAAAACTAATAAATGGGTGGTTATAACGCCTAATCAACAAGTTACTTATGTGCCGTCTATTGAAGAACTAAAAAAAGACACGGTGCTTAATCACCAACCTTTGTCTGTTGACGTAGCCAGCCATGTGTTTATTTTTAATGAAACACCTTTTGCCGATGTTATTGAACAGCTTGAAAGGGCATACAACATAACAATTGATTACAGCGAACATAAGTTTGGTAAAACTTCTGTTTCGGGAGACATAAGTAAACTGCCGCTTGATGAGAAAATTCAATTTATTTCTAAAGCCGTTAACGCTAAATGCCAAATTGAAACCGGCAGGGTAAAAATTTATTAG
- a CDS encoding RagB/SusD family nutrient uptake outer membrane protein yields the protein MRRYIYKSLFICLFSGTLLTLGSCKKFLDKEPATDVDPTSFYRNFYNFQGFTEELYNCIPVMDKREYNNMWNWGEEEVNSPNGKNELLARMDRGDFWISTGYFLDGPHNSGGDRWNHFLWSSSWYGIRKANQGLANLSKLTNATQEEKDLIAGQLYFFRAWFHFELACYWGGMPYIDTELAPDVTPQLPRLKWQEMADKIAADFKKAADLLPVKWDDTEAGKATSGYNELRINKIMAMAYLGKTYLYAGSPLMNKVSKGAATYDLDYTKKAAEAFGDVLKMVENNQTQYKLVNFSQYSEILRTNGQNGKMPGLTEAIFRGPAYNGPDGTAWSLDKQYLCARILFDRSWSLYPSANYANYFGMANGLPINNDNSSSTADAESGYDPQYPWKNRDPRFYLTYAFDTQRMVLGNLGANEGWRYANLATYGGTDEERRWSYRVPETGSPTGYLLIKFDPVGFNKFDNQFVSHHIHIPWMRLADIYLMYAEAVAIGYGSPSSSSTSFAGYTALDAVDRIRERATVGKFAPKFRTSTAAFMPELQRERAVELAWEGHRFHDLRRWLLWDKYPYNIKTAIEFDRAEKVNFNKVDPKANKVLNIRDVVIIDRKYTDKHYWLPIKRTDVNIYPGFPQNPGW from the coding sequence ATGAGAAGATATATATACAAGAGCCTGTTTATTTGTTTGTTTTCAGGAACTTTATTGACGTTGGGTTCATGCAAAAAATTTCTTGATAAGGAACCTGCTACCGACGTTGATCCAACTTCGTTTTACCGCAATTTTTACAATTTTCAGGGTTTCACAGAGGAGTTGTATAACTGTATTCCGGTTATGGATAAACGTGAATATAATAACATGTGGAACTGGGGTGAAGAAGAAGTAAACAGCCCTAACGGAAAAAATGAGTTGCTGGCACGCATGGACCGCGGCGACTTTTGGATCTCAACCGGGTATTTTTTAGATGGCCCACATAACTCAGGTGGAGATAGATGGAATCATTTTTTATGGTCGAGCTCATGGTATGGTATACGCAAAGCTAATCAGGGCCTTGCCAACTTATCTAAACTAACCAATGCTACACAGGAAGAAAAAGACCTGATAGCTGGACAGCTTTATTTCTTCAGAGCATGGTTCCACTTTGAGTTAGCCTGCTACTGGGGAGGTATGCCATATATTGATACAGAACTTGCTCCGGATGTAACGCCACAATTACCAAGACTGAAATGGCAGGAAATGGCTGACAAAATAGCCGCCGATTTTAAAAAAGCTGCAGACCTGTTGCCTGTTAAATGGGATGACACCGAAGCCGGAAAAGCAACATCAGGATATAACGAGTTGCGTATAAATAAAATTATGGCTATGGCCTACCTTGGCAAAACCTATTTATATGCAGGCAGTCCGCTAATGAACAAGGTATCAAAAGGTGCCGCAACTTACGATTTGGATTATACCAAAAAGGCTGCTGAGGCTTTTGGGGATGTATTGAAAATGGTTGAAAATAACCAAACGCAGTACAAACTGGTGAATTTCAGCCAGTATTCAGAGATTTTGAGAACTAACGGTCAAAATGGTAAAATGCCAGGATTAACAGAGGCAATATTCCGCGGTCCGGCTTACAATGGCCCAGATGGTACAGCCTGGTCTTTAGACAAGCAATATCTATGTGCCCGCATTTTGTTTGACCGCAGCTGGTCGCTTTATCCAAGTGCCAACTATGCTAATTATTTTGGAATGGCAAATGGTTTACCTATTAATAATGACAACAGTTCGTCAACAGCTGATGCAGAATCTGGCTATGATCCTCAGTATCCCTGGAAAAATCGCGATCCACGTTTCTATTTAACTTATGCCTTTGATACACAGCGAATGGTTTTAGGTAACCTTGGTGCGAACGAGGGTTGGAGATATGCAAATTTAGCTACATACGGCGGAACCGATGAGGAGCGCAGATGGTCATACAGGGTGCCTGAAACAGGAAGTCCTACCGGTTATTTGTTAATAAAATTTGATCCGGTTGGTTTTAACAAGTTTGATAATCAATTCGTTTCACATCATATACATATACCATGGATGCGTTTAGCAGATATATATTTAATGTATGCAGAAGCTGTGGCAATTGGTTATGGTTCTCCATCGTCATCGAGCACTTCGTTTGCCGGATATACCGCATTGGATGCAGTAGACAGAATAAGAGAGAGAGCTACCGTAGGTAAATTTGCACCTAAATTTAGAACAAGTACTGCCGCTTTTATGCCTGAATTACAACGCGAACGCGCTGTTGAACTGGCTTGGGAAGGACATAGATTTCATGACTTACGCCGTTGGTTATTATGGGATAAATATCCTTATAACATAAAAACTGCTATTGAATTTGACCGTGCCGAAAAAGTAAACTTTAACAAGGTTGATCCAAAAGCTAACAAAGTTCTCAATATCAGAGATGTTGTTATAATTGACAGAAAATATACCGACAAGCATTACTGGCTTCCAATCAAACGAACAGATGTCAACATTTATCCGGGTTTTCCGCAAAATCCAGGATGGTAA
- a CDS encoding TonB-dependent receptor, with protein sequence MIGTSLAKDGKAQIALQQIISINESNVQLRSVLSELEETYNVNFFYSDQLVNAKQRVNVVARQKKLGDVLKDLFDPLNLTFESVNGVIVIKNSGKIEAAADIAVTGRVVEEKTGQPLTGVTVKIKGTTIAVATDIDGFYKITVPNAETVLVFSFLGYDDAERKVGTTRNINVTLKEKLSNLDEVIIVGFGQQKKESVVGAISQVSGKILERTGGVTSLGAALTGNIPGLVTTATTGMPGEENPTILIRGQTSWNNSAPLVLIDNIKRSINDIDINSVATISVLKDASATAIFGVEGANGVILITTKRGQEGSAKVDVNLNVTGKTVSKLPNKYDAYDALRLKNKIVEYELSTVPGVWSFITPQDIINKYRNQTTQEQRERYPNIDWQDYLFRDYALSTNPNVNISGGSKFVKYFANVDYVHEGDLFKTMDVGRGYTPKFEYNRLNSRTNFDFQLSKSTSLKVNLSGSNGVRTSPGGVGADNVTNLMSGVYFMAGDVFYPRYSDGSWGYFPPAEVETPNPAKELATAGVRDRVDTRLYTDFSLDQDLGFITKGLKFRGTLAWDYNFRENGRGIADGADGFRKYIDPLTGTPTYKYLLDANTNFDWMPSLTWSSQGGSMDDGFTSRNLNYQMQLNYATTVLKKHNVTLMGTFLRRENAGGGGIPGYREDWVFRTTYNYAGKYLLEYNGAYNGSERFAPQYRFGFFQSGAIGWLISEEKFIKENAKWIDMLKVKGSYGQIGDDSGSRWLYMDIWASGGNTALGIFPGAGETSPYPWLRRTQIGNPNVKWETVTKKNVGLEFSIFKGLISGSVDVFEDYRTNILIAGGQRAMPSYFGVTPPTSNLGRVRAKGYEIELRFSKNVSKSTRVWMNANLTYAKDRIEFADDPALRQGFLNRAGYANGQATSYISNGNYNTWDQVYGATPYVNSDSKIPGGMFIVDFDGDGVIDFDQVPYGYSGNPQHTLSMSFGVDWKGFSGFFQLYGVNNVSRYVNQESFTRTYRNTAYDVGSYWSKTNTNADAQMPRLYSYPHVSYLGDQFMYDGSYIRLKNAEIAYTFNNGLIKKIGINSLRMFLNGNNLWMWSRMPDDRESNTAGGTTVNNAYPTVRRFNLGMRISL encoded by the coding sequence ATGATAGGGACATCCCTTGCTAAGGATGGAAAGGCGCAAATTGCATTACAACAGATCATCAGTATAAACGAATCAAACGTACAGCTGAGAAGTGTACTATCTGAACTGGAGGAAACTTACAATGTTAATTTCTTTTACAGTGATCAGTTAGTAAACGCTAAACAGCGTGTGAACGTTGTTGCCAGGCAGAAAAAACTGGGCGATGTGCTTAAGGATCTTTTTGACCCGCTAAACTTAACGTTTGAAAGCGTTAATGGTGTAATTGTAATTAAAAATAGCGGCAAAATTGAAGCCGCTGCAGATATTGCAGTTACAGGAAGGGTAGTTGAAGAAAAGACGGGCCAGCCACTAACAGGCGTTACTGTAAAAATAAAAGGTACAACAATAGCTGTAGCAACAGATATCGACGGTTTTTACAAGATCACTGTACCAAATGCGGAAACCGTGTTGGTTTTTTCGTTTTTAGGTTATGACGATGCCGAAAGAAAAGTGGGTACAACCCGAAATATCAACGTAACCCTTAAAGAAAAACTAAGCAATCTTGACGAAGTAATTATTGTTGGCTTCGGTCAGCAAAAAAAGGAAAGCGTTGTTGGAGCTATATCTCAGGTATCGGGCAAAATTTTAGAGCGAACCGGCGGTGTTACCAGTTTAGGTGCTGCATTAACGGGTAATATTCCCGGTCTGGTAACCACAGCAACTACAGGTATGCCCGGCGAAGAGAACCCTACTATATTAATTAGGGGGCAAACATCATGGAATAATAGTGCCCCATTGGTATTAATAGATAACATTAAACGTTCAATTAACGACATTGATATAAATTCGGTAGCCACTATTTCGGTATTGAAAGATGCCTCTGCAACTGCAATATTTGGTGTTGAAGGTGCTAACGGTGTTATTTTGATCACCACAAAAAGAGGACAAGAGGGCTCGGCTAAGGTTGATGTAAATTTGAACGTTACTGGTAAAACGGTATCAAAACTGCCTAACAAATATGATGCTTATGATGCGCTACGTCTAAAAAACAAAATTGTTGAGTATGAGTTGAGCACAGTTCCGGGCGTTTGGTCGTTTATTACCCCTCAGGATATTATAAACAAGTATAGAAATCAAACAACCCAGGAGCAAAGAGAGCGCTATCCTAACATTGATTGGCAGGATTATCTTTTCAGAGACTACGCATTGTCAACCAACCCCAATGTTAACATTTCGGGCGGTTCAAAATTTGTTAAATATTTTGCCAACGTTGATTATGTGCACGAAGGTGACCTTTTCAAAACAATGGATGTTGGAAGAGGGTATACACCAAAATTTGAGTACAACAGGCTTAACTCACGTACCAATTTTGATTTTCAACTTAGCAAAAGCACATCCCTTAAAGTTAACTTATCGGGTTCAAACGGGGTTAGAACTTCGCCGGGTGGTGTAGGTGCAGACAACGTTACCAATTTAATGTCGGGTGTGTACTTTATGGCTGGCGACGTATTTTACCCGCGCTATTCTGACGGTAGCTGGGGCTATTTCCCTCCGGCGGAGGTGGAAACACCTAATCCCGCAAAGGAACTTGCTACTGCCGGTGTCCGCGACAGAGTTGATACCCGGTTATATACAGACTTTTCTCTTGATCAGGATCTTGGTTTTATTACAAAAGGTTTAAAATTTCGTGGCACGTTAGCGTGGGATTATAATTTCCGCGAAAATGGCAGAGGTATAGCAGATGGAGCTGATGGTTTCCGTAAGTATATTGACCCACTTACAGGTACGCCTACTTACAAGTATTTGCTTGATGCCAATACAAACTTTGACTGGATGCCTTCATTAACATGGAGCTCTCAAGGCGGTTCAATGGACGATGGCTTTACCTCACGTAACCTAAACTACCAGATGCAGCTTAATTATGCAACCACAGTTTTAAAAAAGCATAATGTTACCTTGATGGGTACTTTCCTTCGCCGTGAAAACGCAGGTGGCGGTGGTATCCCCGGATATCGTGAAGACTGGGTATTTAGAACCACTTACAATTATGCCGGTAAGTACTTGCTTGAATACAATGGCGCGTATAACGGATCTGAAAGATTTGCTCCTCAATACCGTTTCGGCTTCTTCCAATCAGGAGCTATAGGTTGGTTAATTAGCGAAGAGAAATTTATTAAGGAAAATGCAAAGTGGATTGACATGCTGAAGGTTAAAGGCTCGTACGGACAGATCGGTGATGACTCGGGCAGCCGCTGGTTATACATGGACATTTGGGCTTCCGGAGGCAATACTGCTTTAGGAATATTTCCTGGTGCGGGCGAGACAAGCCCATACCCATGGCTTAGACGAACCCAGATAGGCAACCCAAATGTTAAATGGGAAACTGTTACTAAAAAGAACGTAGGACTGGAATTTTCAATTTTCAAAGGTCTGATCTCAGGTAGTGTTGACGTTTTTGAAGATTACAGAACCAATATCCTTATTGCAGGCGGGCAAAGGGCCATGCCATCATACTTCGGCGTTACACCTCCAACATCTAACTTAGGTAGAGTAAGGGCTAAAGGCTATGAGATTGAATTGCGTTTTAGTAAAAACGTTTCAAAATCAACTCGCGTATGGATGAACGCAAACCTTACTTATGCCAAAGACAGGATTGAGTTTGCTGATGATCCGGCCTTACGTCAGGGCTTTCTTAACAGAGCCGGCTACGCAAACGGGCAAGCTACTTCTTATATTTCTAACGGAAACTACAATACCTGGGACCAGGTTTACGGAGCAACGCCATATGTAAACAGCGATAGCAAAATTCCCGGGGGAATGTTTATAGTTGATTTTGACGGCGATGGTGTGATAGACTTTGACCAGGTGCCTTATGGTTACTCGGGCAATCCGCAACATACATTAAGTATGTCTTTCGGTGTTGATTGGAAAGGTTTCAGCGGTTTCTTCCAACTATACGGTGTGAATAACGTATCCCGCTACGTAAATCAGGAAAGCTTTACCCGTACCTACAGAAATACAGCTTATGATGTTGGCAGCTATTGGTCTAAAACCAATACAAATGCCGATGCGCAAATGCCGCGTTTATACTCTTATCCACACGTAAGCTACCTGGGAGACCAGTTTATGTACGACGGATCTTACATCCGCTTGAAAAATGCAGAGATCGCTTATACTTTCAATAACGGTTTGATAAAGAAAATTGGCATAAACTCTTTAAGAATGTTCCTGAACGGTAACAACCTTTGGATGTGGTCAAGAATGCCGGATGACCGTGAGTCAAATACGGCAGGCGGTACTACGGTTAACAACGCTTATCCTACTGTAAGGAGATTTAACCTGGGTATGAGAATTTCTTTATAA
- a CDS encoding BatD family protein: MCKIKKINYLLMVVSVLLSCTPSSKPGDDEMIWLVTQPQVELHKTAITTIFFRHKPDKGSIKVISGNELDIDFNGSEIERGIKYDKANYYYEYEFTAGKLGKSATPVIEIKVNGNTYKSTPGLIEVVEKLKVDSNAIRMVLSSDKNQYKLGDTVLLSLDTYAKFVNYSRFTPDDLVKKGARDALFAIIAEGNVDYEVGIQGFKAYIDANFNVVNFDWNVNDVNKRMSTLENSVYIKNPIFTMKLIPKRKGQYTINSSRFDYKIYPYTDAFKEELLESDKALRTKNKIEVTSNQLNITVSL, translated from the coding sequence ATGTGCAAAATAAAAAAGATCAATTATTTACTAATGGTTGTAAGTGTATTACTATCATGTACGCCTTCCAGCAAACCCGGGGATGATGAAATGATATGGTTGGTAACCCAACCTCAGGTGGAGCTGCACAAAACCGCAATCACAACAATTTTTTTCAGGCATAAACCCGATAAAGGAAGTATTAAAGTTATATCGGGTAATGAGCTGGATATTGATTTTAATGGTTCGGAAATAGAGAGAGGGATCAAATATGATAAAGCCAATTATTATTACGAATATGAATTCACAGCAGGAAAATTGGGTAAGTCTGCAACTCCGGTAATTGAAATAAAAGTAAACGGAAACACTTATAAAAGTACGCCCGGTTTGATTGAAGTGGTAGAAAAACTTAAGGTGGATAGCAACGCTATAAGAATGGTGTTGTCATCCGATAAAAACCAGTATAAACTCGGTGATACCGTATTGCTTTCTTTGGATACGTATGCCAAATTTGTTAATTACAGCAGGTTCACTCCAGATGATCTGGTCAAAAAGGGCGCACGGGATGCACTGTTCGCAATCATAGCGGAGGGAAATGTAGATTATGAGGTTGGCATTCAGGGATTCAAAGCGTATATCGATGCTAATTTTAACGTGGTCAATTTTGACTGGAATGTTAATGACGTAAACAAAAGAATGTCCACCCTTGAAAATAGCGTTTATATAAAGAACCCTATTTTTACCATGAAGTTGATACCCAAACGTAAAGGTCAATATACCATCAACAGCAGCCGCTTTGATTACAAGATATATCCTTATACGGATGCTTTTAAGGAAGAGCTTTTAGAATCAGATAAAGCGCTAAGAACTAAAAACAAAATAGAAGTCACTTCAAATCAACTGAATATAACCGTTTCACTGTAA
- a CDS encoding RNA polymerase sigma factor codes for MNSEKEIWDRFLAGDQVAYSQILKQYSGKMFNYGFRMCADEDLVKDCIQDVFLTLWNRRVNVNTTDSITWYLLKCTKTSILREQKKWIRNDEIVNEYAFNVEFDVETKLIADLDNLSLADRIKTIINQLPPRQKEILYLRFYENLTLAEIANVMELNPQSVYNLLQKAYKNFRAEWIPIVIAMFEILTY; via the coding sequence ATGAATTCGGAGAAGGAAATATGGGATCGTTTTTTAGCGGGCGACCAGGTTGCCTACAGTCAAATACTTAAACAGTACTCTGGTAAAATGTTTAATTATGGCTTTAGGATGTGTGCTGACGAGGATTTGGTAAAAGACTGCATTCAGGATGTTTTTTTAACATTGTGGAACAGGAGAGTTAATGTAAACACAACAGATTCTATTACCTGGTATTTACTTAAGTGCACGAAAACAAGCATTTTGCGCGAGCAAAAAAAATGGATACGCAACGATGAAATAGTAAATGAGTATGCGTTCAATGTTGAGTTTGATGTAGAGACAAAATTAATAGCTGATCTGGATAATCTTAGTTTAGCTGATAGAATAAAGACAATTATAAACCAACTGCCTCCCCGGCAAAAAGAAATACTTTATTTAAGGTTCTATGAAAACCTAACTTTGGCTGAGATAGCAAATGTTATGGAACTTAACCCTCAATCAGTATATAACTTACTTCAAAAAGCGTATAAAAACTTTCGCGCCGAGTGGATTCCGATTGTGATTGCGATGTTTGAAATTTTAACGTACTGA
- a CDS encoding rhomboid family intramembrane serine protease, giving the protein MGKATQTISTTGLSQKHGLVTAFESVKSLGWRIRFVSDAGVIAYTNNNGFSWNGEITVKFGDDQLKVECNSASAMPNEYGQHENAVRQFVATFEKLKTAITEEEVRLKYPLYEKDFVPPYEDTLKPDIRPKFNLITGFWVFFRPAKNYFVTPVLVILNILIFLVMVESGISIIDPDGQSLLAWGANATVATLDGQWWRLLTSCFLHFGIIHLALNMYALIFAGMLLEPFLGKAKFLSSYLLTGIAASVVSLWWHDYTISAGASGAIFGLYGVFLAMLSTNHIERGMRNGLLSSIGMFVIYNLVYGSLKSGIDNAAHLGGLISGLLIGFLYLPALRKPNNARINRLVIAGAIILVLAGSACTYIFLASSDRVIYFKRMESFYQLEAKAIEVMGEEDNRPTAEQLPALQQGIRYWQEGIILINELDKLNVSSGIHSKNRQLIKYCQLRIKSYQINYYAYQNGTYPDQKQVFEINQEIKTVMDELSSR; this is encoded by the coding sequence ATGGGTAAAGCAACGCAAACCATTTCTACTACGGGGCTTAGCCAAAAACATGGCCTGGTCACAGCATTTGAGTCGGTCAAGTCTTTAGGCTGGCGCATTCGTTTTGTTTCTGACGCAGGTGTGATCGCTTACACGAATAACAATGGCTTTTCCTGGAACGGGGAAATCACAGTCAAATTTGGTGACGATCAGTTGAAGGTCGAATGTAATTCAGCTTCAGCCATGCCCAATGAATACGGACAGCATGAAAACGCAGTCAGGCAATTTGTAGCAACTTTCGAAAAGCTAAAAACAGCAATTACAGAAGAGGAAGTCCGGCTGAAATATCCACTATACGAAAAAGACTTTGTACCGCCTTATGAGGATACGCTGAAGCCCGACATCCGGCCGAAGTTTAACCTGATCACCGGCTTCTGGGTTTTCTTTCGGCCGGCTAAAAATTATTTCGTTACACCTGTACTTGTGATTCTGAACATCCTGATCTTCCTGGTCATGGTTGAAAGCGGCATTTCTATTATAGATCCGGATGGACAAAGCTTACTGGCCTGGGGAGCCAACGCAACAGTCGCCACACTTGACGGACAATGGTGGCGTTTGCTGACCAGTTGTTTCCTTCACTTCGGCATTATACACCTGGCGCTGAATATGTATGCGCTCATTTTCGCAGGCATGCTGCTGGAGCCTTTTTTAGGCAAAGCAAAGTTTTTGAGTTCCTATTTGTTAACGGGTATAGCTGCCAGCGTGGTTAGTTTATGGTGGCATGATTACACCATCAGCGCTGGCGCCTCCGGGGCCATATTCGGGTTATATGGCGTTTTTTTAGCGATGTTGAGTACCAATCACATCGAACGCGGTATGCGCAATGGCTTATTGAGCAGCATTGGCATGTTTGTGATTTACAATCTGGTTTATGGCAGCCTTAAGAGCGGCATCGACAATGCAGCGCATTTAGGCGGTCTGATAAGCGGGTTGCTGATCGGTTTCCTCTATTTGCCGGCTTTAAGGAAGCCAAATAATGCCAGAATCAACCGGCTGGTCATAGCAGGCGCAATAATACTGGTCCTTGCAGGGTCAGCATGTACCTATATTTTCCTCGCAAGCAGTGATCGCGTTATCTACTTTAAGCGAATGGAAAGCTTCTATCAACTGGAAGCAAAAGCAATTGAGGTGATGGGCGAAGAAGACAATAGACCTACTGCAGAACAGCTTCCTGCTCTGCAACAAGGTATCAGGTATTGGCAGGAAGGCATCATCCTGATAAATGAGTTGGATAAGCTCAATGTATCATCCGGTATTCATAGCAAGAACCGTCAGTTAATCAAATACTGCCAGCTCAGAATTAAAAGCTATCAAATAAACTACTATGCCTATCAAAATGGAACTTATCCTGATCAGAAGCAAGTCTTTGAGATCAACCAGGAGATCAAAACAGTTATGGATGAGTTATCATCAAGGTAG